TACCAATTTTTGTTGTGTATTTACTTGGGTTCAAAGAGTAATTTTGCCATGATGTAGCAACACCTTCCAATCCTGCACGGGTACGAATGGCATCAACATATTGTAAAACTTCTGTTGTTGGACCAGATACTTCGTTAAGAGCTTCGGCATACATTAAATACAAATCTGCCAATCGTAATTCTGGCCAAGCATACTCTTTATATGATCCACCACCATCACTATTGAAATTATATTCCCAGTTTACCACTTTCTTAATAAAATATCCAGAGATATTAAAATCGAATGCATCAAAACTACCCGCATAATCTTGGAACTTTGACTCAATATGGAATTTTGTCTCATCGGCATTACTATCCTGCTTATAAAAAATAGCACCATCAAAACCTAAATCAGCATAAAAACGAGGTTCTCTATCAAAATTTAAAATGGATGTTCTATAGCCTTCCAATATATTAAGTGCATCTTCAGGACCAGATTCTCTAATTTTAGTAATATCTGAAAAATCCAATGTTTTATCCTCTTCTATAGGTACACCATTTATTGTATAAAACTTTGAAGCAGATCCAATTGTTGGTGAAAATATCATTCTGGCTTCCCTTGCTGGAACAACATTAGATAAAGGCATCATACATGTCCTTTGTAACCAATAGGTACGACTATTTGTATTGGACCAGATTACTTCATCATTAAATGGCTCGCATATCGCTTGTCTAATGTTAATTTTCGTTTTAGAGGTCTGTGATACATCAAATGTAAAATCATTTTTATAGTAAATTTTATGTCCATTTGCTTCTGCAACATCAATAGCTGTTTTAAGAGCATCTGCAGCTCTTTGCCATTTTGATTCATCATAAGTTGTATTAAACAATACAGTACCATCATTATTGGTAAAACCTGCCATATCTGAATTACCATTGAACAAAGGGCTGGCAGCCATTAACAACAATTCTCCTTTAATACCCAACGCAACCTGTCTTGTTACTCTTCCTAATTCATTTTGAGTATCTACAATTTGAGGAGGAAGATGTGCTGCAGCTTCATCTAGTAATAATACTAAATAATCTACACTTTCATCAATGGGCTCTCTAGCTACTTGTAATTCTCTTTCTGGTGCATCTACTGG
The nucleotide sequence above comes from Flavobacteriaceae bacterium HL-DH10. Encoded proteins:
- a CDS encoding RagB/SusD family nutrient uptake outer membrane protein, which translates into the protein MKTIKKIMLTMGIQRYKFLGVSLMILSLFGLESCEDSFLDVVPDNVVTIDQAFNLRNEAEKYLFTCYAYLPKNGDALYNIGFLAGNETWIPPNDAALNSNAFDIARGLQRTSNPYMDAWEGRYQGAGPGDLYPMYDGIRHCNILIEAMEDRSNVPDINEAERLRWIAEAKFLKAYYHYYLMRMYGPIPIIKEVIPVDAPERELQVAREPIDESVDYLVLLLDEAAAHLPPQIVDTQNELGRVTRQVALGIKGELLLMAASPLFNGNSDMAGFTNNDGTVLFNTTYDESKWQRAADALKTAIDVAEANGHKIYYKNDFTFDVSQTSKTKINIRQAICEPFNDEVIWSNTNSRTYWLQRTCMMPLSNVVPAREARMIFSPTIGSASKFYTINGVPIEEDKTLDFSDITKIRESGPEDALNILEGYRTSILNFDREPRFYADLGFDGAIFYKQDSNADETKFHIESKFQDYAGSFDAFDFNISGYFIKKVVNWEYNFNSDGGGSYKEYAWPELRLADLYLMYAEALNEVSGPTTEVLQYVDAIRTRAGLEGVATSWQNYSLNPSKYTTKIGMREIIHRERTIELAYEGKNFWDIKRWKKGTREFNQAVKGWNVFGTKEASYYQVLTLYQQRFVAPRDYFWPIYDITLIQNPNLVQSPGW